In a single window of the Trypanosoma brucei brucei TREU927 chromosome 6, complete sequence genome:
- a CDS encoding small GTP-binding protein Rab28, putative (similar to GP:20379086: small GTP binding protein RAB28 {Homo sapiens}), which translates to MSSDSSDSEKRLLAYKVIVVGDGAVGKTSLIRRYCVADYGSNYKQTIGLDFYSKEVLLPGKQDVKMEIWDIGGQQIGGTMIDNYIMGAHAIFFVYDVTNKDSFKNIEDWHSCVRDSLAKHARETAEEGAAAVEPLIVLVGNKADLPNRQVSDADHMKMAEMHRMESCVVSACSGERVNALFTQLAATLSGVRLPEDALNLEERVVANLQLLPEDCVGPGVSGPGGGKECGKKKKGKCAVM; encoded by the coding sequence ATGAGTAGCGACAGTTCAGACTCAGAAAAAAGGTTACTTGCATATAaagttattgttgttggtgatggCGCTGTTGGTAAGACATCGCTTATCCGCCGTTACTGCGTAGCGGACTATGGCTCCAATTACAAACAAACTATCGGTCTTGATTTCTACTCAAAAGAAGTTCTACTTCCAGGAAAGCAAGACGTGAAAATGGAAATATGGGACATTGGAGGACAACAAATTGGTGGTACAATGATTGACAACTACATCATGGGGGCCCACGccattttctttgtgtaCGACGTAACAAACAAGGATTCCTTTAAGAATATAGAAGATTGGCATAGTTGTGTGCGCGACTCTTTGGCTAAGCATGCAAGGGAGACAGCGGAAGAAGGTGCAGCTGCGGTGGAACCACTCATTGTGTTAGTAGGCAACAAGGCAGATCTCCCTAATCGTCAAGTGTCGGATGCGGATCACATGAAGATGGCGGAGATGCATCGGATGGAGTCATGTGTCGTGTCCGCCTGCTCAGGGGAGCGCGTCAATGCGCTCTTCACGCAGTTGGCAGCGACTCTAAGCGGCGTGCGCCTTCCTGAAGATGCGCTAAATTTGGAAGAGCGCGTCGTTGCTAATTTGCAGTTACTGCCCGAGGACTGTGTGGGGCCAGGGGTTTCTGGACCgggtggaggaaaggaatgtggaaaaaaaaagaagggtaaATGCGCAGTGATGTAG
- a CDS encoding protein kinase, putative (similar to Eukaryotic translation initiation factor 2 alpha kinase 1(EC 2.7.1.37) (Heme-regulated eukaryotic initiation factor eIF-2-alphakinase) (Heme-regulated inhibitor) (Heme-controlled repressor)(HCR) (Hemin-sensitive initiation factor-2 alpha kinase) (PRO1362). (Swiss-Prot:Q9BQI3) [Homo sapiens]), whose translation MDSQSDIRHHCPAMASECSALPDASLLLVLLDGRLRCVSLKDGRERWSAQLPCGEMFSCGESGIISERRQMHPSPSDFATCKQCEVMGARYGNSSTTDRYVSVVQNPCGGCSGLSQHPFCASLPNNEVDCCLILSPRESSDVGRSPSFEWYFSGGVSGKGRDKLYFPVDVLLEHFSASRCPAHGLRDLNHRESVYIEFDFDNGVELFHLSAERGLSVPRPRRPLNDNVSSDTAVASDGNDGPQMPLCSTSQIRIAVQRATDYRTLFFPPVPRYRSGPSKGVEDNSRSLFVKKSTVIINIVGCLETNSLEGTGLDDTLRIEQTLSDSGVRVHWLAVGDNNNGPQPTVPVSPGIVESSPVVSAYVLHPHRLATGNAVTEEYCAGVTDFDDGTSYVMACCQIPILNSSSEPSKHVLSIQSCFPENFRRKRLHGFVNRQYGVFFSESLNVPSSSSSSTVSPSPLPTGSECASNDNENISNKAMGDGFFSCEESGEEANHPSPNEMSSGALVLGKSLLSFSESENVEARTQENFMSGKQSFFDENFDVLMILGSGASGVVLLTRHRVTGVLYAVKVLIVRDKFAETAVMQEVRLHAVLHNEHIVRYYTCWSEMITPARLRQLASVGLCSKREVRQTFRALEANCVSCGSSHEGAGWLIPRHEGQLGNLLLLKSPAEDCAGVYMAGDDTVDDGTGSTAGSHTEPSEDGSDDTRSNSCESSSSERSSSILEGRVVFLQLEYYRTTLAQRLGSRGSIDRFENIIIALQLFAAVRYVHRSGFLHRDVKPPNIFIDYRVQFSGVDGPGEEDNDEYDYDLDESDGNGWTCTSVREEKEERKMWTEPVNGGGNDDVSAPHQAFQSVFEFLQFYATTPPLSTYLKKIKCAQNEEQKRRAVYLIGKWTCKRFLQVRLGDFSISKSFLAQHVELASNFGRTAMNTTGIGSSLYSSPEQLDGEHCTSSSDAYSCGIVLAEMYVQPKTVSERLHVLKAVRNGVFPESSLLKRYPELCVVQYLTLKDPSHRMSLMDASRALRRTVYRILLSFFSEV comes from the coding sequence ATGGACTCTCAAAGTGATATTCGTCACCATTGTCCTGCGATGGCCAGCGAGTGCTCCGCTTTACCTGATGCGTCACTTCTGCTGGTGCTGCTGGACGGGCGTCTGCGTTGCGTTTCTCTGAAGGACGGCAGAGAACGTTGGTCTGCTCAGCTCCCTTGTGGTGAGATGTTTAGCTGCGGCGAGTCGGGAATTATTTCTGAAAGGAGGCAAATGCATCCGTCTCCTTCCGATTTTGCAACATGTAAGCAGTGCGAAGTCATGGGGGCGCGATATGGTAACTCCTCTACAACGGATAGGTATGTATCCGTTGTGCAAAACCCATGTGGTGGTTGTAGCGGGTTGTCCCAGCATCCCTTCTGTGCTTCGTTACCGAATAACGAGGTAGATTGCTGTCTCATTTTATCACCACGGGAATCTTCGGACGTCGGCCGTTCCCCGTCATTTGAGTGGTACTTTTCAGGAGGGGTGAGTGGGAAAGGACGTGATAAATTATATTTTCCGGTAGATGTGTTGCTTGAGCATTTTAGTGCCTCTCGCTGTCCAGCACATGGGCTGCGGGATTTGAATCATAGAGAGAGTGTGTACATTGAGTTTGACTTTGATAACGGTGTGGAACTTTTTCATCTCAGTGCTGAGAGGGGACTTTCGGTGCCTCGGCCTCGGAGGCCCCTGAATGATAATGTCAGCTCTGACACCGCTGTTGCAAGTGATGGGAATGATGGTCCTCAGATGCCACTTTGTTCAACTTCCCAAATTCGCATTGCTGTTCAGCGTGCGACGGATTATCgaacccttttctttccaccaGTCCCTCGTTACAGATCAGGCCCGTCAAAAGGAGTAGAAGACAACAGTCGCTCcctttttgtaaaaaaatcAACGGTAATCATAAATATTGTTGGCTGCCTCGAAACGAATTCACTGGAAGGAACAGGATTGGACGACACGCTACGTATTGAACAAACGCTCTCCGATAGCGGCGTTCGTGTTCATTGGCTTGCAGTTGgagacaataataatggccCACAACCCACAGTGCCCGTTTCACCAGGTATTGTAGAATCTTCTCCTGTTGTTTCCGCATATGTTTTACATCCTCACCGATTGGCTACTGGTAATGCAGTTACTGAAGAGTATTGCGCGGGGGTTACTGATTTTGATGACGGAACTAGTTATGTTATGGCTTGCTGTCAAATTCCTATTTTAAATTCATCTTCGGAGCCATCGAAGCATGTGTTGAGTATCCAGTCGTGCTTTCCTGAGAATTTTCGTCGGAAGCGGCTGCATGGGTTTGTCAATAGACAGTATGGAGTTTTCTTCTCGGAAAGTTTAAATGTGCCATCGAGCAGCTCAAGCAGCACAGTTTCTCCCTCGCCGCTTCCTACAGGCTCTGAGTGTGCATCCAACGATAATGAGAACATCTCTAATAAAGCGATGGGCGACGgctttttttcgtgtgagGAATCTGGGGAGGAGGCGAACCACCCATCCCCAAATGAAATGTCGAGCGGTGCGTTAGTGCTTGGGAAGAGTTTGCTGTCTTTCAGTGAAAGTGAAAATGTTGAGGCGAGAACACAAGAAAACTTCATGAGCGGAAAACAATCTTTCTTCGACGAGAACTTTGATGTTTTGATGATTTTGGGCAGTGGTGCCTCCGGTGTGGTGCTTCTCACCCGACACCGTGTTACTGGTGTTTTGTACGCCGTTAAGGTGTTGATTGTGAGAGATAAATTTGCGGAAACTGCTGTGATGCAAGAAGTGCGATTGCATGCTGTACTTCACAATGAGCACATCGTTCGTTATTACACCTGTTGGTCGGAGATGATCACACCAGCGCGGTTGCGCCAACTTGCCAGTGTTGGTCTTTGCAGCAAAAGGGAAGTAAGGCAAACATTTAGGGCTTTGGAAGCCAATTGTGTTAGTTGTGGAAGCAGCCATGAGGGTGCCGGCTGGTTGATACCCAGGCACGAGGGTCAATTAGGTAATTTGCTACTGTTGAAGTCACCTGCGGAGGATTGCGCTGGAGTTTACATGGCAGGAGATGACACGGTCGATGATGGCACAGGCTCTACAGCTGGGTCTCATACAGAACCTTCAGAGGATGGCTCTGACGACACAAGGTCAAACTCGTGTGAATCATCGTCTTCAGAACGAAGTTCATCAATTCTTGAGGGGCGTGTTGTGTTTCTTCAACTAGAGTATTATCGTACAACATTAGCGCAGCGTCTGGGGTCCCGAGGCAGCATAGACCGTTTTGAGAACATAATTATCGCACTACAGTTGTTCGCGGCAGTTCGTTATGTACACAGGTCGGGTTTCCTTCACAGGGATGTAAAACCTCCCAACATATTCATTGATTACCGTGTACAATTTTCAGGAGTAGATGGCCCAGGTGAAGAAGACAACGATGAATATGATTACGACCTGGACGAAAGTGATGGAAACGGTTGGACATGTACCAGTgtaagagaagaaaaggaagaaaggaaaatgtgGACAGAGCCGGTGAATGGTGGTGGAAATGATGATGTATCTGCACCCCACCAAGCTTTCCAATCCGTTTTTGAGTTTCTGCAGTTCTACGCAACCACGCCGCCTTTGTCAACGTACCTAAAGAAGATAAAGTGTGCTCAAAACGAGGAGCAGAAGCGTCGGGCAGTGTATCTCATCGGAAAGTGGACATGCAAACGCTTCCTTCAGGTGCGACTTGGGGATTTCAGTATATCAAAATCCTTTTTGGCTCAACACGTAGAGCTGGCGTCGAACTTTGGTCGTACGGCAATGAATACGACTGGAATTGGCTCATCATTGTATTCTAGTCCTGAGCAACTGGACGGGGAACACTGTACGAGTTCATCTGATGCGTATTCCTGTGGTATTGTGCTTGCAGAGATGTACGTACAGCCTAAAACTGTGTCTGAGAGGCTTCATGTGTTGAAGGCTGTGCGCAACGGCGTTTTTCCAGAGAGCAGTCTTCTCAAAAGGTACCCGGAGCTCTGTGTGGTACAATACCTGACGCTAAAGGATCCGTCGCATCGCATGTCCCTTATGGACGCCAGCCGAGCTCTACGTCGAACGGTTTACCGTATAttgctctcctttttttctgagGTGTGA
- a CDS encoding fatty acid desaturase, putative gives MLASQLKTAAEKLTEHCGRDDYYWTTDNEMHAVRRRKMLEKYSSEIKKLYGPDPLTWKIATAVVLFQIFLGSLASSMSWPVFLLTAYAIGGTATHNSFLAVHEITHNLAFRKAVHNELFAIFLNIIVPLPYAMGFKSHHRDHHNYLGWERVDPDLPTALEGKLLSSYIGKFFFVTFQVFFYALRPTLVRKMKITRMHVLNIVAQIIFDVIFYMLFGPWCIIYFFLSLVLGTGWHPLAGHFLTEHYIFQGDGSQETFSYYGPLNWLAWNVGHHVEHHDFPYVPWRHLHKLREIAPEFYENLEVTPSWPLALYDFVFKVNMNPFSRTVRRKGSYLHPDLRSAEVIGKEEN, from the coding sequence ATGCTGGCTTCTCAACTGAAAACCGCGGCGGAAAAGCTCACTGAACATTGTGGAAGAGATGATTACTACTGGACAACTGACAATGAAATGCATGCCGTGCGGCGGAGGAAGATGCTGGAAAAGTATAGCAGTGAAATCAAGAAACTCTATGGACCTGATCCACTAACATGGAAAATCGCAACGGCGGTCGTTCTCTTTCAGATTTTCCTGGGCTCATTGGCGTCCAGCATGAGTTGGCCTGTGTTTCTGCTTACCGCTTATGCAATTGGTGGTACGGCGACGCACAACAGCTTCTTGGCCGTCCACGAAATAACTCACAACTTGGCATTTCGTAAGGCTGTGCACAACGAGTTGTTTGCCATATTCCTTAATATAATTGTGCCCCTACCGTACGCAATGGGATTTAAATCTCATCACAGGGATCATCACAATTACTTAGGGTGGGAGCGTGTTGACCCAGATTTACCGACGGCGCTGGAAGGGAAATTGCTTTCCAGCTACATTGgcaaatttttctttgttacgTTCCAAGTTTTCTTCTACGCACTTCGTCCCACTCTTgttagaaaaatgaaaataacgaGGATGCATGTACTAAATATTGTTGCTCAAATTATATTTGATGTTATATTTTACATGTTATTTGGACCGTGGTGTATTATTTACTTCTTCTTATCACTCGTGTTGGGTACTGGTTGGCACCCATTGGCTGGTCACTTCCTTACTGAGCATTATATCTTTCAAGGTGACGGAAGTCAGGAAACCTTTTCTTATTATGGTCCACTGAACTGGTTAGCTTGGAATGTCGGCCATCACGTGGAGCATCATGATTTCCCGTACGTTCCGTGGAGGCATCTGCACAAACTTCGTGAAATTGCCCCTGAATTCTACGAAAACCTTGAGGTGACCCCCTCGTGGCCTCTTGCCTTATACGATTTCGTGTTTAAAGTTAACATGAATCCGTTCTCACGTACCGTGCGTAGGAAAGGGTCATATCTACATCCAGATTTGCGGTCCGCTGAGGTAAtcggaaaggaagaaaattaa